GCATTCATGTTTTCATCTAATCCTTTAGAACTCTTTCTAAGATTGATCATGGTCTGATTCAAATTATCGGCAAAGGTTGAATCTCTTATTAACCTTCCGAGCGTTCCATTCCCTTTGTTAATATCATGCATCGTTTTTGTAAGTTGTTGCGAAATAATTTCAGCGTTACCCGCAGTAACGTTCAGTTTAGCCATAATGGAATCGGTTCCGGTCAATCCCTGTGAACTCTTTTTAAAATTCGCTAAAGTCTGTTTTAAATCATCAACTATAGTTGAATCCTGAATAAGTTGACCAAGTGTCCCATCTCCTTTGTTTAATCTATTCATAACCAATGCAAGTTGGTGCGAAATATCTTCAGTATTTAATGCTGTTACTTTCAGACTTGCCATCACAACATCTGAACCGATCAAACCTCTGGAAAACATATTCAAATTTGCTATGGTTTGATTAAAATTCGCAGCTAGGATTGAATCGCGTATTAACGCGTTTAATGTACCTTTTCCCGTATTGATTTGACCAGTAATATCGGATATCTGTTGCGATATATCCTCCACATTAGCAGTGGTTGCATCCAACCTTGCCATGATGGCGCTTTTTTCAATTGTTTGAATTGATTCGAGACG
This genomic window from Williamwhitmania taraxaci contains:
- a CDS encoding MlaD family protein gives rise to the protein MELHSQKYKVRLGLFVAGGLVLFVLAIFFIGKQKNFFNPVFKLTSTFSNVAGLQVGNNIRFSGINVGTVGNIIIINDTTVRVDMMIKTDVWQFIKSDCKVTLGSDGIIGDKLLIILPGSSVAPLAKEGQRLESIQTIEKSAIMARLDATTANVEDISQQISDITGQINTGKGTLNALIRDSILAANFNQTIANLNMFSRGLIGSDVVMASLKVTALNTEDISHQLALVMNRLNKGDGTLGQLIQDSTIVDDLKQTLANFKKSSQGLTGTDSIMAKLNVTAGNAEIISQQLTKTMHDINKGNGTLGRLIRDSTFADNLNQTMINLRKSSKGLDENMNAVKHNFLFRGYFKRKAKEAAKKEKELIELKSSSLKD